Below is a window of Fulvitalea axinellae DNA.
GCGTAAACTTTCCTGCCTGCGTCCGAACGGCGGGCGGGATCTAGGTAAATGCAATCGTAAGTGGTTTCCGAGTTTTCGATAAAAACGAGGCCGTCACCGGTATGACAGTCCACGTTGTCGGCGCCGAGAGCTTTGAGGTTATGCTCGGTGATTTCGGCTAGGGCCGGATTCACTTCCACATAGTCGGCGTGGCGGAATGATTTGGAAAGATAAAAAGTGTCGACGCCGGAGCCTCCGGTGATATCGGCCATTCGGTCGCCCGAAACTAGGCCGGCTTTGTACTTTGCCGTCAGTTCCGAAGAGCATTGCTCCATCGAGAGTTTTGGCGGGAAAATGATGCCCTCGCAAGCGTACCAAGCCGGAAGTTTCTTTTTGGCCTTGCGTTTGGATGCGATCTGTTCCGCTAGATCGCGAACGGGCAAATCCGGGTATTTGTCGGCTTGTAAGGCCAAAGAAAAAGGATCATGAGCCTCATGATCCTTTATAAACTTTTGAGCTTTTTCGCTCAGTATATCTTTGAGTGGCATGTCGAGGCAATTTTCCTAAAGATACGGAAAAGGCCCAGAATGTTCCGTGAAATCCGGAATTAGGCCTCTACAGTAGAGCCAACCAAACCTTCGCGAACCAAGAATTCGGCGATCTGGACGGCGTTGGTAGCGGCGCCCTTGCGCAAGTTGTCGGCAACGATCCACATGTTCAGCGTGTTGGCCTGCGACTCGTCACGACGGATACGTCCTACGAAAACCTCGTCGTGGCCGTGGGCATTCAAAGGCATCGGGTAAACGTTGTTTTTCGGATCGTCCTCAACGATGACTCCTTCGGTAGCGGCCAAAAGCTCGCGTACTTCCGCAAGGTCGAAATCATTTTTGAACTCAACGTTCACAGATTCGGAGTGTCCGCCCATTACTGGCAAACGAACAGTGGTAGCCGTTACTTTCACGTCTTCGTCGCCGAAGATTTTCACGGTTTCGTTCGTCATCTTCAGCTCCTCTTTAGTGTAGCCGTTGTCTTGGAATACGTCGATGTGCGGCAACACGTTCATGTCGATTTTGTGAGGGTACGCCATATCGCCCTCTACGCCGGCGCGCTCGTTGTTGAGTTGGTCAACAGCGGCTTTTCCCGTTCCGGTTACCGACTGATAAGTGGAAACAACCACGCGCTTGATGCCGTATTTGGCCTGCAATGGGGCCAAAGCCAACACCATCTGGATAGTGGAGCAGTTAGGATTGGCAATGATTTTGTCGTCTTTGGTAAGTTCCTTGGCGTTGATTTCCGGCACGACAAGTTTGTTGGCCGGGTTCATTCTCCAAGCCGAAGAGTTGTCGATTACGAAAGATCCGGCTTCGGCGAATTTCGGAGCCCACTCCAAGGAAGTGCCGCCGCCCGCCGAGAAAATAGCGATGTCCGGCTTGGCGGCAACCGCGTCAGCCATACCGATTACGGTATACTCTTTACCCTTGTAGGAGATCTTCTTTCCGGCCGATCTCTCGGAAGCGACTAACAACAACTCATCAAAGTGGAATCCTCTTTCGTCCACGACTTTCAGCATTTCGCCACCTACTAGACCTGTGGCTCCTACGATTGCTAATTTCATGATGACCTAAAATTATGGGGTAAGAATTTGACTTAATACGGTTGGCGCAAAATAATATTGGCACACAAACCACGAACGCAAAATTAAGACAATTATTTCGATAGAAAAGAAGTTTTAATCAAAATCTTATTCTGAATTTAAAGGTAATTCTTATGTTTTATTCCTGTAGTGGCAGTTTGGTTGCCGGGGTGGCGAAATATTTTTTGGCTACATGCGCCTTTTTTTGCCTTACCTGCTCAAATGCGAGCTCGCAACAGTATGATATTCGTCTTAATGAAATTTTAGCCGACCCGACACCGTCCAAAGGGCTACCGGAATCGGAATATATTGAAATACAAAACACTGCGTCGGTTTCCGTTCATCTGTCCGGCTGGACACTCTCCGATGCTCGTAGCACTGTCGCTATGCCCGATGTGGAGGCTCTGGCAGAAGAATATTTGGTTTTGTGCCCCGAATCGAAATCTCATCTTTTTCCTGAGAACGTAAAGGTTGTGGCCCTTGCGGACTGGCCCGCTTTGAATAACGACGAGGATTGTATTATCATAAAAAACAGTGAAGGTATAACTGTGGACTCGCTGTGTTATTCGCTTTCCCTTTTCGGAAAAGGTTATGGTGGGGGAATCAGTTTGGAGCGGAGCAACCCAGCTAAGGCGTGTCACAAAGAAATTCTTTGGCAAGCTTCCGTAGCGGAAAAAGGCGGTACTCCGGGGTTTGCGAACAGCGTATACAAGGGGTCGGAAAGTTTCCCGACGGCGAGATTGATTGGTCATAAACTTCGATCGGATCATCTGACATTGGAATTTGACCAGCGGATTTCCCTAAGGCCGGGATGGGAAGTCAGCGTGAATGGCGAACCTGCCGAAGCCGTATCGAATGAAAAAAGCCTGATTTTGACATTGCGACAAGTTCCCGCTTCGGGCGAAAGGCTTTTGGTCAAGTTCAGTAATCTTTTCGATTGTCTGGATAGGCCATTTTCTGGCGAAGCGGAGATTATTCATGATACCGAGGCGCCCAGAGTTGTCGGTGTGGCTTGCCTTAGCCTTGACAGATTCAATGTTTATGTGAATGAATCGGCGGATTTGTCTCAGGTATCTTTTCGGATAGAAGACGGACCAGAAACTCAGATTAGAGATTCCCAAGGCAAAAAAATCGGGATTGGATTGGCCGAATCGCTGAAACCGGATTCGGAATACAGTTTACAGATAAACGGGCTGAAGGATCTTCAGGGAAATGAGATGTCTGATACGCTGATCGTTTTCAATACTTTTGACAGCAAAAAAACGGCGAGGATAGTCGATGAAAACAGTGTCGAGATAATTTGGGGAAAACCGGTGACGGGCTTTTATGCCGAAAGCTTTCGGATTCTTCCCGACAATGTTCCCGCACAGGTTTTCCCTTTGGATGAAAAACGGACCCGCCTTTTCTTTCCCGACCGGTTTAAGGCAAATAAGAAATACCGTCTCGCTGTTTTTCCTTTTCAAAATAAAAACGGCGAGCTAGTGCAGGCGTTGGAACAGGAAATCGTTTGGGACACCCGTGCGCCGAAGCTCTTGTCGGCCGATATTCCGGCGCCTGACACCGTGGTTTTGTATTTTGAAGAAAACCTCAGCGCCGAATCCGCAGAGAGGCCGGAACATTATCGGATTCTTGAGTCCGATTTTTCTTTTATCCCCAAATTATTACCTGACGAAAAAAGCGTAAAGCTTGGCCTTTCCGGAAAACTGAAAGAGGAAAAAGTTTATGCGCTCAGTGTAAACGGTGTGGCGGATGTTTTTGGAAATGAGACCGATTCGGAAATTGAAATCGTATATGACAATCGGCCTCCCAAAATCGCTTCCGCAACTTTTATTTCTTCCGATAGCCTATTGTTGCGGTATCATGAGGACTTGCTCGATTCGGAAATCGGCGATTACAGGTTTGTCGAAGGGCCCGGGCTGAAAGAAGTTGTGGTAAATCCGTATGCGCCGAAGAAGCGCTTGTTGGTCGCTTCGTCGTCGTTTCCGGAAAAAGTGTTTGTGCTTGAGAGCCGTTCGCTTCAGGATTTGAACGGTAATATTCAGTCGGAAACGAAATATTACCGGTTGGATTTTCGGAAGACTTCGGCTTCCTGCATTTGGGTGGAGAGCGACAGTTCGATTCGCATACGATATTCTAGAGCGTTGGAAAACGCTTTGGCAAAAAGCGATATTGATGCGGAACATAATGTTCGGACTGTCGAAAAGGTCGACGAACAGGAGTTCAGGATTATTCTTTCCGAAAAGCTGAAAGAGGGGCTTCTGGTCAATATCAAAGTCGGAAGCTTGGCGGATATTAACGGAAACAAAAGCTCTAGAATAGATACGCTCGCTGTTTTCGAAACCGGTGTGGAGGGGCTTGCGCTTTCCGGTTCCCGATTTATCGATATTGATTTTCAGGAACCTATTATAAAGCCCAAGCCCAGCGGATTTTCGGCGAATGGACAAGAAGCGACAGCGGTTCATGTGAGTGAGAATCGTTTGACAATCGGCTTTGACAAAGAATTTGTATCGGATACAATCAGACTCCGCTTGCCGGTAACTAAAGCGGCTTCGGGCGAATATTTGCCGAGTTCCGTGCACAGAATTATCCGTGATTCCCAAGCGCCTGAGCTAATCGGCGTCGAAGCGAAGGAGCCCGGTTTGGTTAGTGTGCTATTTAATGAACCGGTTCCCGAATCGAAAAATGATTCGCCCGACCGTTTCAGGCTTTTAGGAGTGGAAATCGATAGCGTAGACTTTCTAGGAGAAGAAGTCCAGCTTTATTCTTCGTCGTTGGTTGACGGTTTGGAATATGAACTTTCGCTGAAAAAGATCAGTGACGAAAGCGGAAATATTGCGCGGGACTCGAATGCAAAGTTCACTTACCGAATTCCATATCAACCACAGTCCGGCGATCTGGTCTTTTCGGAAATTATGGCTTCCTCGCCGTCAATCGGTCCGTTGACGGGCTTGCGCTATGTCGAGGTGAAGAATCTGACCGAACATCCGGTGTTTCTGATCGGCTGGAGATTTTCGGATAAAAGCAAAAGTTCGATTATTCCCGATGCTTTTATAGAGCCTCACGGCCTTTTGCTCCTTGCTTCCGTTTCACATTCTGACAGATTGCTTGGGCATGGAAATGCGGTTGGCTTAAAATCTTTTCCAACGCCGAATATTAGCGGAGATGAACTTCGTTTGTCAAATGCTGAAGGGACGGTAATCGACCGGTTGGTTTATCAGGAAAAATGGATGAAAGGCTTTTCGGGGCGTTCTCTTGAACGTTCGGCGGATTATTGGCCGTGTTCTGAAGCGAAAAACTGGAATCCTTCGCAAGCCGGAGCGGGAGGTACGCCGGGGAAAAACAACAGTCCGGGAACTCAACGCCCGGATAATACCAAGCCCAAAGCGTTGACGGCCCATGCGATAAACGATACTGCTTATATCACTTTTGACGAAGAAGTGTTTTTGGATGAAAATACGTCTTGGATATTGGGTCCGGAGATTACTGTTCGTGAGTTCTCCCGAAGCGAGGCGACTCCCGAAATTTGGAAGCTGATAGCCGAGGCTCCTTTCGAAACATCAACGGAATACACGCTAACGTTCAAAAACCTAAAAGACTGTGCGGGCAATACCATCAGCGAAGCGCATAACACTGTGAGATTTGGCAGCTTGGAAAAAGCCCGTTTCGGCGATCTTGTGATCAATGAAATCTTGTCCGATCCAAAATCGGGAGGGAAGGATTTTGTGGAGATCCAGAACTTGTCCGATAGTTATCTGAATCTTGCGGAGATTGCTGTTTTAAAGGATTCGACCGATTTTTCGGGGATAGAATTTGATCCTCTGATTGAATATTCCGCCCCGATCGGGCCGGGGGAGATTGTGGCGTTTAGTGAAGATCCTGTTATCGTGAAAAACCATTATCCGAAAAGTGCCGAGGCTAGGATTATTCTTTCGAAGAAGCTTCCCAATTTCGATGCGGACAAAGGAGATGTATTTTTGGTGAATATACTGGAACGTAAAGTTATCGACCACGCCAAGTATGGACCGGAAATAAGAAAAGCCCCTTTGCGCGACTTTAAGGGCGTATCATACGAAAAGATCAGGGCGGAAAGGTCCGGAACTGATCCGGAGAATTGGTTTACCGCTTCGGCCTCCGCCGGTTACGCTACGCCGGGATTGCCCAATTCCCAGACCCGGCGTAACGAGAACACCGCAAACCGATTCGAAATAAGTCCGAGGGCATTGGATCCGCAACCCGATGGCCATGACGATTTCCTATCGTTACGGTTTTCGCCCGAAAAATCGGCTTGGAACGTTTCGATCACGATTTTTTCCTCCAATGGCCAACCCGTTCGACGGATTGCGGAAAACTATTCCGCTGGAATGGAGAACGAATGGCAATGGGCCGGCGAAGGCGATTCGAACAACAGGCTTACGCCCGGGCCGTATATCGTCTACATCGAGGCCACTAATCCCGACGGCGATTCTTTTAGGGAAAAACAGACCGTTTACGTGTTGCCCTAAACGTGAAAAGCTCCGCTACAGTGCGGAGCTTCCCGAATTGTCAAATCACACAAATACTCAGTGAATATCTATACGTTTGGCCCCGTCATTGGCCTCGCCTTCTTTTTTCTTGATGGAAATGTCCAGCATTCCGTTCTTGTACGACGCGTCGATTTTGTCGGCATCTGCGGAGGCGGGCAATGAGAATGTCCGGCGAAACGAAGAATAACTGAATTCGCGGCGCGTGTAACGGCCACGTCGGTTTTCGTCGGTATGTTCCTCCTTTTTCTCACAGGAAATCGAAAGCATATTATTTTCGATATGAATATCGAAATCCTCTTTTTTCATGCCCGGCACCGCCAGTTCCACCTCAAAGGTCTTGTCGGTTTCTTTCACGTTGCAGGCGGGCAAACTCGCCTTTAGTCCCGACTCCATGTCGAAGATGTTCCGGCCCATAAGATTTTCGAAATAATCTGTCAGGCTGGGAACGAATCCCTGGTTACGTTTTATCAGACTCATTGTTTTTCAGTTTTTTCTCCCGAAAAAGGTAATCTATCAACGGGTAAACACCTTGGGGCCGGGGCTGTTTTCCTTTCGCCTTTTTTTCACCAGCCCAGCGGGGAATTTTATCATATGACAAAAGCTACAAAGCGTTCTCTTTGTACAAGAATATTGCTTTGGACGGCGGGGCGCTATTCCGCAAAGGCGGATTTATTCTTATCTTAATAACAGCCGGAAACGTCCGGATTTTTTGAAACGCAAAGTAAATACGTAACATGGAAATTCACATTAGGCAAGAGATCCCGGCAGATCATGAAGCCGTTTCCAAACTCATCGAAAAAGCCTTTGAAAAAGAGGAGCTAAGCGACCAAAAAGAACATTTTTTGGTGGATCGCCTCCGCAAATCGAAAGACTTCGTTCCGGAGCTTTCTTTGGTGGCCCTTGACGGTCGTGATGTGGTGGGGCATGTACTGCTTAGTGAGATAAGAATCAAAAACGGTGAGAAAAGTTGCCTTTCCCTGGCTTTGGCTCCCGTTTCGGTTTTGCCGGAATATCAAGGCAAAGGTATAGGGGGGAGATTGATCCGCGAAGCCCACGAGGCGGCTTTGGCCTTGGGGTACAAATCGGTTGTCTTATTGGGGCACGCTGAATATTATCCTCGTTTCGGTTACAAAACCGCCGACAGTTTCGGGATTTCAATGCCGTTCAAAGTGCCTAAAGAGAACTGTATGGCGTTGGAATTGGTCGAAAACGGGCTTAAGGGCGTGGAAGGGAAGATTGAATACCCGGAAGCTTTCAACGTATAAAAAACGGCAATATGCCAAACGGACACATGTCCGTGGAGATTTTTTCTCCAAAAATCCATAGGCGGAATTCTCCGCACGACTTTTTGCCCAACGGGGTGGCGTGCGGAAAATTCCTTGACGCTGCTGAAATTTCCTCAGGTGTAATATTTTCCCGAATTACATTTTTTTAATCCGCTCCAATCCTTTTGATTGCGCTTAAGGATTCCGGAATCCGTTTGCCGTTTGGTTACAGTCGGGTTTTTGCGCATTCGGTTTTCTACTCTTTCGCCGGACAATTTTCTAGGGAAACAACCTCGCCGGCTCTCGTCTTACGCACTTTCCTGTCGGAACGAACTCTTCGTTACCGGATTTTTCCATCATAAAACCTAAACCATGGCCACCAACTTCACTGACAATGACCGTATCAGGGAAATTTTGTCCGAAATTCCCGAAAACAAAACCTATTCCGACATCACTGACGCCGAGGGCAACCAGTACGTAGACCTCGTGCAGGAGGGCGGTGGCGTATTGGGTATCGCATTGGTGGGTTACACCTATGTGCTCGAACATGCCGGTATCCGCTTTTTCAGTTTGGCCGGAACCTCCGCCGGAGCCATCAACACCATGATGATGGCGGGTTTGGGTGAAATCAGCGAAGCGAAATCCGAGAAGATTCTGGATATTCTTGACCGGCAAAACCTTTTCGATTTTGTGGACGGAAGCCCGGCGGTGAGGAAGATTATCGACAAAATCATTAAGAAAGAGAGCTTCGGGTGGTCTTTGGCTTGGAACGCGATGTCGATATATAAAACGATTAAAGCCAAACTGGGCTTGAATCCCGGTAAGAAGTTCGAAGATTGGATAGGGGCGGAGCTGGCGAAGGAGGGTGTCCGCACGATGGCGGACTTGGAGACGCAACGCAAGGTTTTGCCCGAAGGATTGAAGGATACGCAAACGGGCGAGCCGGTGAGGGATATTGAGCCGGGGCTAGCCATAATCGCTTCGGATATCAGTACCCACACGAAGGTCGATTTTCCACGGATGGCGGAACTTTACTGGAGTGATCCAGAAACCGCCAGTCCGGGCCAAATGGTGAGGGCCTCCATGTCGATTCCGTTCTTTTTCGAACCGTTGAAACTGAGCAAACTTCCCAACGCCGGAAAGACTAAAGACCCCGCTTGGGACAAGTACGCGAAATATACTGGACCGGTGCCGGAAAGCGTACGTTTTGTGGACGGCGGAATGCTCTCCAACTTCCCGATTAACGTTTTCCATAAGAAGAAAGACGAACGGTTGCGCAAACCCACCTTTGGCGTAAGGCTTAGCGATTACCGTGAGGCTTTTAGTACAACCGATACTTTGCTGGGCCTTTGCGGGGCGATGGTTAGTACCATGCGACAAATCCACGATTATGATTTCTTGCTCAAAAACCCCGATTACCGTCAACTGATATGCAGGATTGACGCCGACGAGAAGTTCAATTGGCTGGATTTTAACATGAACGCCGAAACCCGTCAAAAACTCTTTATGCTCGGTGCGGAAAAGGCGCTGACGTTTCTCAAAAAATTTGATTGGGCCGAGTACAAAAAGACCCGTGGCCAACTGGCGGAGCAACCCGCTTAAGCTATTTTGACGAAACTACACCCCGAAAGCCCGTACTTCTTGTTCGGGCTTTTGTTTTTCGTATCCGGTTTTCGCTTCTTGCTGGAACAACTGTACCGCACACACATACGAAACATTGGTGATATTCCTTTTTTACGGAAACTCATTGCCGTGTTTTGCCCCGTGGCGATTTCAAATTTTATTGCCAAAACTTATGACACTCCGGGAATTTAGAGGCTCAGACGCCGAGCGCATAGCGCTTCTGCTTAATAATAGAAGAATATCGAAAAATCTGAAAGACTGTGTCCCGTTTCCATACACGGTCACCGACGCCGACAAGTTTATCGGCTTTTGCCAATCGGAAGCGCCGCAAATGACCTTCGTGATAGAACTTGAAGATGAATTGGTAGGCGTAATAGCCTTAATCCCCCAAAAGGACATCTATAGACTCAGCGCGGAAATAGGTTTTTGGTTAGGCGAACCCTATTGGGACAAAGGAATAGTGACGGAGGCCATCAAGAGGATGATACATTACGCTTTTGACGAGTTGGGGTTGGTGAGGCTGTATGCCGGCGTATTCGGTGATAATCCGGGTTCTGGCGAATGTCTTCAGAAGGCGGGTTTTAAGTTTGAAGGTATTCTGGAAAAGGCTGTAATAAAAGACGGCGAGATGAAAGACGAGTTTCGGTATGCCCTAATAAATCCTGATTGGGAAGAAGCAACAAAGTGAAAAGAATCTAAAGCAGTTTTTTCTGCTTAAAAAAGAGTACAAAGTAAAAAACTAGCTATCCCTCTCCCCAAACAATGGCGGAGAATCCGAACCGGCTACTCTTTACCCTGTACTCTTTACCCTTTACTAATAAAAAAGGGATTAATACTCGTAAGTCCCCTTATCGTCCTTGATAGTGACTTTCTTTTTGTCCGAAGCCTCTACGCGGCCGATG
It encodes the following:
- a CDS encoding aspartate-semialdehyde dehydrogenase; this translates as MKLAIVGATGLVGGEMLKVVDERGFHFDELLLVASERSAGKKISYKGKEYTVIGMADAVAAKPDIAIFSAGGGTSLEWAPKFAEAGSFVIDNSSAWRMNPANKLVVPEINAKELTKDDKIIANPNCSTIQMVLALAPLQAKYGIKRVVVSTYQSVTGTGKAAVDQLNNERAGVEGDMAYPHKIDMNVLPHIDVFQDNGYTKEELKMTNETVKIFGDEDVKVTATTVRLPVMGGHSESVNVEFKNDFDLAEVRELLAATEGVIVEDDPKNNVYPMPLNAHGHDEVFVGRIRRDESQANTLNMWIVADNLRKGAATNAVQIAEFLVREGLVGSTVEA
- a CDS encoding lamin tail domain-containing protein, with the protein product MFYSCSGSLVAGVAKYFLATCAFFCLTCSNASSQQYDIRLNEILADPTPSKGLPESEYIEIQNTASVSVHLSGWTLSDARSTVAMPDVEALAEEYLVLCPESKSHLFPENVKVVALADWPALNNDEDCIIIKNSEGITVDSLCYSLSLFGKGYGGGISLERSNPAKACHKEILWQASVAEKGGTPGFANSVYKGSESFPTARLIGHKLRSDHLTLEFDQRISLRPGWEVSVNGEPAEAVSNEKSLILTLRQVPASGERLLVKFSNLFDCLDRPFSGEAEIIHDTEAPRVVGVACLSLDRFNVYVNESADLSQVSFRIEDGPETQIRDSQGKKIGIGLAESLKPDSEYSLQINGLKDLQGNEMSDTLIVFNTFDSKKTARIVDENSVEIIWGKPVTGFYAESFRILPDNVPAQVFPLDEKRTRLFFPDRFKANKKYRLAVFPFQNKNGELVQALEQEIVWDTRAPKLLSADIPAPDTVVLYFEENLSAESAERPEHYRILESDFSFIPKLLPDEKSVKLGLSGKLKEEKVYALSVNGVADVFGNETDSEIEIVYDNRPPKIASATFISSDSLLLRYHEDLLDSEIGDYRFVEGPGLKEVVVNPYAPKKRLLVASSSFPEKVFVLESRSLQDLNGNIQSETKYYRLDFRKTSASCIWVESDSSIRIRYSRALENALAKSDIDAEHNVRTVEKVDEQEFRIILSEKLKEGLLVNIKVGSLADINGNKSSRIDTLAVFETGVEGLALSGSRFIDIDFQEPIIKPKPSGFSANGQEATAVHVSENRLTIGFDKEFVSDTIRLRLPVTKAASGEYLPSSVHRIIRDSQAPELIGVEAKEPGLVSVLFNEPVPESKNDSPDRFRLLGVEIDSVDFLGEEVQLYSSSLVDGLEYELSLKKISDESGNIARDSNAKFTYRIPYQPQSGDLVFSEIMASSPSIGPLTGLRYVEVKNLTEHPVFLIGWRFSDKSKSSIIPDAFIEPHGLLLLASVSHSDRLLGHGNAVGLKSFPTPNISGDELRLSNAEGTVIDRLVYQEKWMKGFSGRSLERSADYWPCSEAKNWNPSQAGAGGTPGKNNSPGTQRPDNTKPKALTAHAINDTAYITFDEEVFLDENTSWILGPEITVREFSRSEATPEIWKLIAEAPFETSTEYTLTFKNLKDCAGNTISEAHNTVRFGSLEKARFGDLVINEILSDPKSGGKDFVEIQNLSDSYLNLAEIAVLKDSTDFSGIEFDPLIEYSAPIGPGEIVAFSEDPVIVKNHYPKSAEARIILSKKLPNFDADKGDVFLVNILERKVIDHAKYGPEIRKAPLRDFKGVSYEKIRAERSGTDPENWFTASASAGYATPGLPNSQTRRNENTANRFEISPRALDPQPDGHDDFLSLRFSPEKSAWNVSITIFSSNGQPVRRIAENYSAGMENEWQWAGEGDSNNRLTPGPYIVYIEATNPDGDSFREKQTVYVLP
- a CDS encoding Hsp20/alpha crystallin family protein, coding for MSLIKRNQGFVPSLTDYFENLMGRNIFDMESGLKASLPACNVKETDKTFEVELAVPGMKKEDFDIHIENNMLSISCEKKEEHTDENRRGRYTRREFSYSSFRRTFSLPASADADKIDASYKNGMLDISIKKKEGEANDGAKRIDIH
- a CDS encoding N-acetyltransferase → MEIHIRQEIPADHEAVSKLIEKAFEKEELSDQKEHFLVDRLRKSKDFVPELSLVALDGRDVVGHVLLSEIRIKNGEKSCLSLALAPVSVLPEYQGKGIGGRLIREAHEAALALGYKSVVLLGHAEYYPRFGYKTADSFGISMPFKVPKENCMALELVENGLKGVEGKIEYPEAFNV
- a CDS encoding patatin-like phospholipase family protein yields the protein MATNFTDNDRIREILSEIPENKTYSDITDAEGNQYVDLVQEGGGVLGIALVGYTYVLEHAGIRFFSLAGTSAGAINTMMMAGLGEISEAKSEKILDILDRQNLFDFVDGSPAVRKIIDKIIKKESFGWSLAWNAMSIYKTIKAKLGLNPGKKFEDWIGAELAKEGVRTMADLETQRKVLPEGLKDTQTGEPVRDIEPGLAIIASDISTHTKVDFPRMAELYWSDPETASPGQMVRASMSIPFFFEPLKLSKLPNAGKTKDPAWDKYAKYTGPVPESVRFVDGGMLSNFPINVFHKKKDERLRKPTFGVRLSDYREAFSTTDTLLGLCGAMVSTMRQIHDYDFLLKNPDYRQLICRIDADEKFNWLDFNMNAETRQKLFMLGAEKALTFLKKFDWAEYKKTRGQLAEQPA
- a CDS encoding GNAT family protein yields the protein MTLREFRGSDAERIALLLNNRRISKNLKDCVPFPYTVTDADKFIGFCQSEAPQMTFVIELEDELVGVIALIPQKDIYRLSAEIGFWLGEPYWDKGIVTEAIKRMIHYAFDELGLVRLYAGVFGDNPGSGECLQKAGFKFEGILEKAVIKDGEMKDEFRYALINPDWEEATK